In Cicer arietinum cultivar CDC Frontier isolate Library 1 chromosome 7, Cicar.CDCFrontier_v2.0, whole genome shotgun sequence, a single window of DNA contains:
- the LOC101505607 gene encoding serine carboxypeptidase-like 20 translates to MNKVGSTICLILLHIYLSILVTNSAPETAIVTQIPGFNGTIPSKHYAGYVTVDESHGRNLYYYFVESEGKPSEDPVVLWLNGGPGCSSFDGFIYEHGPFNFEAAKTKESLPTLHLNPYSWTKVSSIIYLDSPAGVGFSYSENETDYQTGDIKTASDTHAFLLKWFELYPEFLANPFFIAGESYAGVYVPTLAYEVLKGIDAGVKPNLNFKGYIVGNGVTDEQIDGNALVPFVHGMGLISDELFEEVNRECNGNFYNSLSDNCTSKLTKVDEDIDGLNVYNILEPCYHGTEAEKITTSYIRLPSSFRKLGETEKPHPVRKRMFGRAWPLRAPVRDGIVPTWPQLINSNNVPCTDGSVANAWLNNEVVRKAIHTAEKSVVSSWDLCTDKISFNHDAGSMIKYHKNLTSRGYRALIFSGDHDMCVPFTGSQAWTRSIGYKIVDEWRPWLSNGQVVGYTQGYDNNLTFLTIKGAGHTVPEYKPQEALDFYKRFLAGLPI, encoded by the exons ATGAACAAAGTAGGTAGCACTATTTGTTTGATCTTACTTCACATTTACCTGAGCATCTTGGTGACAAATTCAGCACCTGAAACTGCCATTGTAACACAAATTCCTGGTTTTAATGGAACAATACCTTCCAAACACTATGCTGG GTATGTAACTGTTGATGAAAGTCATGGAAGGAATTTGTATTACTATTTTGTTGAGTCAGAAGGTAAACCTTCTGAGGATCCAGTGGTTCTTTGGCTTAATGGTGGACCTGGATGCTCTAGTTTTGATGGCTTTATATATGAACATG GTCCTTTCAATTTTGAAGCAGCAAAGACAAAGGAAAGCCTACCAACTCTGCATCTCAATCCATACAGCTGGACTAAG GTTTCCAGTATTATATATTTGGACTCTCCTGCTGGTGTTGGGTTTTCATACTCTGAAAATGAAACTGATTACCAAACTGGAGACATAAAGACTGCGTCTGATACACACGCCTTTCTCCTTAAG TGGTTTGAACTATATCCCGAGTTCCTTGCCAATCCTTTCTTCATTGCTGGAGAGTCATATGCAGGAGTTTATGTGCCTACTCTTGCCTATGAAGTATTGAAAG GAATTGATGCTGGTGTGAAGCCCAATCTGAATTTTAAG GGTTACATAGTTGGAAATGGCGTTACAGATGAACAAATTGATGGCAATGCTCTTGTTCCATTTGTACACGGGATGGGTCTTATCTCAGATGAATTGTTTGAG GAGGTTAACCGCGAGTGTAACGGGAATTTCTACAATTCACTCAGTGATAATTGTACAAGCAAGCTTACAAAAGTTGATgag GACATAGATGGGTTGAACGTATATAACATACTAGAACCATGCTATCATGGCACAGAGGCTGAGAAGATTACCACATCCTATATTAGGTTGCCATCTAGCTTCCGGAAGTTGGGGGAGACAGAGAAACCTCATCCTGTCAGGAAAAGAATGTTTGGTCGTGCTTGGCCCCTACGTGCACCTGTCAGAGATGGAATTGTACCAACTTGGCCGCAACTTATCAATAGCAACAATGTTCCATGCACA GACGGCTCTGTTGCAAACGCATGGTTGAATAATGAAGTAGTCAGAAAAGCAATTCACACAGCAGAG AAAAGTGTGGTCAGTAGTTGGGATTTATGCACAGACAAAATTTCCTTCAATCATGATGCTGGAAGCATGATAAAATACCACAAGAACCTAACTTCCAGAGGATACCGAGCTCTTATATTCAG CGGTGATCATGACATGTGTGTTCCATTTACGGGGAGTCAAGCATGGACGAGATCAATTGGATACAAGATTGTTGATGAATGGAGGCCTTGGCTATCCAATGGTCAAGTTGTTGG GTATACTCAAGGATATGACAACAATCTTACTTTTCTGACCATCAAG GGAGCTGGGCATACTGTTCCAGAATATAAACCACAAGAGGCATTGGATTTTTATAAACGTTTTCTTGCTGGATTGCCAATATGA
- the LOC101505280 gene encoding linoleate 9S-lipoxygenase-like — translation MEATKRPCISKWHYSSSTKSKIVNKFNPICQAVQQLTLKGKFVIILNQKKSIPAKFISVQIFSGTEVDPNTGKGWLSEKTYFKECGSKKNHHNDGDAQTKIKTYKIKLQVDSHFENPRAFVIQNKYNKKFFLQSASIETCTNRIIHFDCNSWIYPIKKTKSDRLFFSNRCYLPSQTPRALLELRKEELDKLRGNNGMEERREWDRIYDYDYYNDLGDPDKGLEHFRPILGGSRLYPYPRRVRTGQKRSTEGPSTERRPQATNFDIYIPSDERFSPNKLKELKSNSIHAMIHLLSLKTESLHQKSSKSFQSFEEILGMLSSNRNRTIDGWIRDTLKKIPIKHFKEITQAINEDLRNIPIRPIIYENEWTWNDDMEFGRQMLAGTHPVRIQCLKTFPPQNKYGVQSSVEQSIIEQMLEGWTLPQALEQGRIFMLEHHDYLMPYLNRINANGVCAYASRTLLFLRSDGMLKPLTIELSLPGSSIALEIHRIFLPAKQGMHAALWQLAKAHVLANDAFYHILVSQWLYTHAVVEPFILATKRRLSVMHPIHQILNPHFKDTMHINALTRLILINSGGILERILFPGETCMQITCDLYKDWKFTEQGLPXDLMKRGMAVEDLDENNLTGVQLLMLDYPYAIDGLEIWVAIKSWVKDFCSFFYDDSEAIIADLELQAWWSEIRTIGHNDKHNETCWYQLTTLSDLVEALTTLIWIASARHAIINHEKHAHNDNYRPNCPTLCRKFIPLEGTVEFGEFLKDPDKFYRKMLPDTFEMSLGLALVDLLSKNTYDEVYLLRCQPSHGWIDNEIVQNRFAEFKEELKEIQTRILQRNKEPKLKNRRGLAKIDHNILYPKMPSSGSRRWNHGMTSS, via the exons ATGGAAGCCACAAAAAGACCTTGTATCTCAAAGTGGCACTATTCTTCTTCAACCAAAAGCAAAATTGTTAATAAATTCAATCCTATATGCCAAGCTGTCCAACAATTAACTCTCAAAGGAAAGTTTGTGATCATCCTCAATCAAAAGAAATCAATACCTGCAAAATTCATTTCTGTTCAGATTTTTAGTGGCACAGAAGTGGATCCTA ATACCGGTAAAGGGTGGTTGAGCGAGAAAACATATTTTAAGGAATGTGGGAGCAAGAAAAATCACCATAATGATGGTGATGCACAAACCAAGATTAAgacatataaaattaaactacAGGTGGACTCACATTTTGAAAATCCAAGAGCTTTTGTGATTCAAAACAAATACAATAAGAAATTTTTTCTTCAGTCTGCATCTATTGAGACTTGTACCAATAGAATCATTCACTTTGATTGCAATTCTTGGATATATCCAATCAAGAAGACCAAATCTGATAGACTCTTCTTCTCAAATAGA TGTTATCTTCCAAGTCAAACACCTAGAGCTTTATTGGAACTAAGAAAGGAAGAGCTTGATAaattgagaggtaataatggaaTGGAAGAAAGAAGAGAATGGGATAGAATCTATGACTATGACTACTACAATGACCTCGGCGATCCTGACAAAGGTTTGGAGCATTTTAGACCTATCTTAGGCGGTTCAAGATTATATCCATATCCACGCAGAGTAAGAACAGGTCAAAAACGTAGTACAGAAG GTCCATCAACTGAGAGAAGGCCACAAGCAACAAATTTTGACATATATATCCCTTCAGACGAGAGATTTAGCCCCAACAAATTGAAGGAGCTCAAATCAAATTCTATCCATGCCATGATACATTTACTATCTTTAAAGACAGAATCATTACATCAAAAAAGTTCTAAAAGCTTTCAATCATTTGAAGAGATACTTGGCATGCTCTCAAGCAATAGAAACCGAACAATAGACGGATGGATCAGAGACACCTTAAAGAAAATACCAATTAAGCACTTTAAGGAAATAACTCAGGCGATCAACGAAGACCTACGGAATATTCCTATCCGTCCAATCATATATG AAAATGAATGGACTTGGAATGATGACATGGAGTTTGGGCGACAAATGCTTGCAGGAACACACCCTGTCAGAATCCAGTGTTTGAAG ACATTTCCACCTCAAAACAAATATGGAGTGCAGAGTTCAGTTGAACAATCAATCATAGAACAGATGCTTGAAGGATGGACACTTCCTCAG GCCTTGGAACAAGGAAGAATATTCATGTTGGAGCACCATGACTATCTCATGCCATATTTGAACAGAATAAATGCAAATGGGGTATGTGCTTATGCATCTAGGACACTTCTATTCTTAAGAAGTGACGGCATGCTTAAACCACTGACAATAGAACTCAGTTTGCCAGGCTCATCTATAGCTCTTGAAATCCATAGAATTTTTCTTCCAGCAAAGCAAGGGATGCATGCAGCACTTTGGCAGCTTGCCAAAGCTCATGTTTTAGCTAACGATGCTTTTTACCATATACTAGTTAGCCAATG GTTATACACACATGCAGTTGTTGAACCATTTATCCTTGCTACCAAAAGAAGGCTAAGTGTAATGCATCCAATCCATCAGATATTGAATCCTCATTTCAAAGACACAATGCACATAAACGCCTTGACTCGACTTATCCTTATTAACTCTGGAGGAATTCTTGAGAGAATATTATTTCCTGGTGAAACCTGTATGCAAATAACCTGTGATCTCTATAAAGACTGGAAATTTACTGAACAGGGACTTCC NNNTGATCTAATGAAAAG GGGCATGGCTGTAGAAGACCTAGACGAGAACAACCTAACTGGGGTTCAACTTCTCATGTTAGACTATCCCTATGCCATTGATGGACTTGAGATATGGGTTGCCATCAAATCATGGGTCAAGGACTTCTGCTCATTCTTCTACGACGACAGTGAAGCCATCATAGCTGATCTTGAACTCCAAGCATGGTGGTCAGAGATTCGAACTATTGGCCACAACGACAAACACAATGAGACATGCTGGTACCAATTGACAACACTCTCAGACCTTGTAGAAGCATTAACAACTCTCATATGGATTGCTTCTGCACGCCATGCAATTATAAACCACGAGAAACATGCACACAATGATAATTACCGTCCAAATTGTCCCACACTATGCAGGAAGTTCATTCCCCTTGAAGGAACGGTTGAGTTTGGTGAGTTCCTCAAGGACCCTGATAAATTCTATAGGAAGATGTTACCTGATACGTTTGAGATGAGTCTTGGTTTGGCATTGGTAGATTTGCTCTCGAAAAACACTTACGATGAAGTGTACTTGTTGAGATGTCAACCATCACATGGTTGGATAGACAATGAAATTGTTCAAAATAGATTTGCCGAGTTCAAAGaagagttgaaggagattcaaACGCGGATCTTGCAAAGAAATAAAGAGCCTAAACTTAAGAATAGGCGCGGGCttgcaaaaattgatcacaatATTTTGTATCCTAAGATGCCTAGTTCTGGATCAAGAAGATGGAATCATGGGATGACGAGTTCCTAA